From the genome of Deinococcus sp. JMULE3, one region includes:
- a CDS encoding nucleotide sugar dehydrogenase: MTDTQTRPALEDRILSREARIGVIGLGYVGLPFLVEKAKVGFHVTGFDRSAARAEQVRTGQNYISDVKDEELRDVVQRGLVDATTDMTRLADMDVLVICVPTPLDQNLSPDLSYVRSVTEQIAAHLRPGQLISLESTTYPGTTEEIMKPILERSGLRAGQDFYLAHSPERVDPGNKRYSTKNTNKVVGGHDPESLRVAVTFYQQAIEHIVPVSSAKAAEMVKVYENTFRAVNIALANEIALLCDRMGLNVWEVLDAAFTKPFGIMPFYPGPGVGGHCIPLDPHYLEWKAREYNFQTHFIALAGETNRKMPEFVVDKAARVLNMDRKALNGSRVLLLGMAYKGDLDDYRESPAIHIYQLLQQAGADVQFHDTWTPHVTEHGLDARSVDLTDDLLDTADLIIITTQHSDVDYQNVINRAQRVLDTRNATRHLTGKDRVVML, translated from the coding sequence ATGACTGACACACAAACCCGGCCCGCCCTGGAAGACCGCATCCTCAGCCGCGAGGCACGCATCGGCGTGATCGGCCTCGGCTACGTGGGCCTGCCGTTCCTCGTCGAGAAGGCCAAGGTCGGCTTCCACGTCACCGGTTTCGACCGCAGCGCCGCCCGCGCCGAGCAGGTCCGCACCGGGCAGAACTACATCAGCGACGTCAAGGACGAGGAACTGCGCGACGTCGTCCAGCGCGGACTGGTCGACGCCACCACCGACATGACCCGCCTCGCCGACATGGACGTCCTCGTCATCTGCGTCCCCACCCCCCTCGACCAGAACCTCTCCCCCGACCTCAGCTACGTCCGCAGCGTCACCGAACAGATCGCCGCGCACCTGCGCCCCGGACAGCTGATCAGCCTGGAAAGCACCACCTACCCCGGCACCACCGAAGAAATCATGAAACCCATCCTGGAACGCAGTGGGCTCAGAGCCGGACAGGACTTCTACCTGGCGCACTCCCCCGAACGCGTCGACCCGGGCAACAAACGCTACAGCACCAAGAACACCAACAAGGTCGTCGGCGGACACGACCCCGAAAGTCTGCGCGTCGCCGTCACCTTCTACCAGCAGGCCATCGAACACATCGTGCCCGTCAGCAGCGCCAAGGCCGCCGAGATGGTCAAGGTGTACGAGAACACCTTCCGCGCCGTGAACATCGCCCTGGCGAACGAGATCGCCCTGCTGTGCGACCGCATGGGCCTGAACGTCTGGGAAGTCCTCGACGCCGCGTTCACCAAACCCTTCGGGATCATGCCCTTCTACCCCGGCCCCGGCGTCGGCGGGCACTGCATTCCCCTGGACCCGCACTACCTGGAATGGAAAGCCCGCGAGTACAACTTCCAGACGCACTTCATCGCGCTGGCCGGTGAAACCAACCGCAAGATGCCCGAATTCGTCGTCGACAAGGCCGCCCGCGTCCTGAACATGGACCGCAAGGCGCTGAACGGCAGCCGCGTCCTGCTGCTCGGCATGGCCTACAAGGGCGACCTGGACGACTACCGCGAGAGCCCCGCCATCCACATCTACCAGTTGCTCCAGCAGGCGGGCGCCGACGTGCAGTTCCACGACACCTGGACCCCGCACGTCACCGAACACGGCCTCGACGCCCGCAGCGTCGACCTGACCGACGACCTGCTCGACACGGCCGACCTGATCATCATCACCACGCAGCACAGCGACGTCGACTACCAGAACGTCATCAACCGCGCCCAGCGCGTCCTCGACACCCGCAACGCCACCCGGCACCTGACGGGCAAAGACCGCGTGGTGATGCTGTGA
- a CDS encoding response regulator, with protein MTSPPPLRVLIVEDDPQIAALHWRLLERAGGFTVLGQAESLRVARAMLRTLHPDLLLLDVHLPDGRGLDLLREARMSGARVDAILVTAASDAPSVQDALLHGAADYLVKPVTPGRFTLALDRARERAALWAQGDVRQGHLDALFAPPAAPDASGLDGDTLRRVRAALRDLGEASAAELGTRVGLSRVTAWRYLEHLVETGEASVGTDARTGGRPAKRYRRG; from the coding sequence GTGACCTCTCCCCCACCCCTGCGCGTGCTGATCGTCGAGGACGACCCGCAGATCGCGGCGCTGCACTGGCGGCTGCTGGAGCGCGCCGGGGGCTTCACGGTGCTGGGGCAGGCGGAGTCGCTGCGGGTGGCGCGGGCCATGCTGCGGACCCTGCACCCGGACCTGCTGCTGCTGGACGTGCACCTGCCCGACGGGCGCGGCCTGGACCTGCTGCGCGAGGCGCGCATGAGTGGCGCGCGGGTGGACGCGATCCTGGTCACGGCCGCCAGCGACGCGCCCAGCGTGCAGGACGCGCTGCTGCACGGCGCGGCGGATTACCTCGTGAAACCCGTGACGCCGGGGCGTTTCACGCTGGCGCTGGATCGCGCCCGGGAGCGTGCGGCGCTGTGGGCGCAGGGGGACGTGCGCCAGGGCCACCTGGACGCCCTGTTCGCCCCACCGGCCGCCCCGGACGCCTCGGGGCTGGACGGGGACACGCTGCGCCGCGTGCGCGCCGCCCTGCGCGACCTGGGCGAGGCGAGCGCCGCCGAGCTGGGCACCCGCGTGGGCCTGTCACGCGTGACCGCGTGGCGGTACCTCGAACACCTCGTCGAGACCGGCGAGGCGAGCGTGGGCACCGACGCCCGCACCGGGGGCCGCCCAGCGAAACGCTACCGGCGGGGGTGA
- a CDS encoding acyltransferase, whose product MSDTQTPSDYYAHPTATIDDGAHIGARTKIWHYSHVSPRAHIGEGCSLGQNVFVAPGVTIGNGVKIQNNVSIYEGVILDDYVFCGPSMVFTNVRTPRSEFPRNTSADYTVTHVKRGASIGANATIVTGITLHEGAFVAAGAVVTHDVPPYTIVAGVPARPVGYMSASGDRLDFTDTDTVTDSTGHTYHKVSDTDIRRLT is encoded by the coding sequence ATGAGCGACACCCAGACCCCCAGCGACTACTACGCCCACCCCACCGCCACCATCGACGACGGCGCCCACATCGGAGCCCGCACCAAGATCTGGCATTACAGCCACGTCAGCCCCCGCGCGCACATCGGCGAAGGCTGCAGTCTCGGGCAGAACGTGTTCGTCGCGCCCGGCGTCACCATCGGCAACGGCGTGAAAATCCAGAACAACGTCAGCATCTACGAAGGCGTCATCCTCGACGACTACGTCTTCTGCGGCCCCAGCATGGTCTTCACGAACGTCCGCACGCCCCGCAGCGAATTTCCACGCAACACCAGCGCCGACTACACCGTCACGCACGTCAAACGCGGCGCCAGCATCGGCGCGAACGCCACCATCGTCACCGGCATCACCCTGCACGAAGGCGCGTTCGTCGCCGCCGGAGCCGTCGTCACCCACGACGTCCCCCCCTACACCATCGTCGCCGGCGTCCCCGCCCGACCCGTCGGGTACATGAGCGCCAGCGGCGACCGCCTGGACTTCACGGACACCGACACCGTCACCGACAGCACCGGCCACACCTACCACAAGGTCAGCGACACCGACATCAGGAGACTCACTTGA
- a CDS encoding dicarboxylate/amino acid:cation symporter produces MPKLFRSLYAQVLIAIVIGVLVGHFFPTVGEGLKPLGDGFIKLIKVVIGPIIFCTVVSGVASMRDTKKIGRVGGKALLYFEVVTTAALLIGLVVVNLVGPGRGMNINPATLDTSAITKYTDAAGEQTVADFILHVIPTTFVSAFTEGDLLQVLLIALLSGFALIRMGDLGQRVLKGIDAVSVMVFQILGFIMKLAPIGAFGAMAFTIGKYGVGSLQQLAYLMGTFYVTCALFVFVLLNIIAKLAGFSLVKFLRYIREELLLVLGTSSSESALPRLMAKLEHAGANKSVVGLVVPTGYSFNLDGTSIYLTMAAVFIAQATNTNLSFAQEVALLGILLLTSKGAAGVTGSGFVVLAGTLAALGTVPVAGLALILGIDRFMSEGRAITNIIGNGVATLVVARSEKALDMNRLTRVLNGEQLPPATADVQAEEHGEGRKLGSAQPA; encoded by the coding sequence ATGCCCAAACTGTTCCGCAGTCTCTACGCGCAGGTGCTGATCGCCATCGTGATCGGCGTGCTCGTCGGCCACTTCTTCCCCACCGTCGGGGAAGGGCTCAAACCCCTCGGGGACGGCTTCATCAAACTGATCAAGGTCGTCATCGGCCCCATCATCTTCTGCACCGTCGTCAGCGGCGTCGCCAGCATGCGCGACACCAAGAAGATCGGCCGCGTCGGCGGCAAGGCCCTGCTGTACTTCGAGGTCGTCACCACCGCCGCCCTGCTGATCGGGCTGGTCGTCGTGAACCTCGTCGGCCCCGGACGCGGCATGAACATCAACCCCGCCACGCTGGACACCAGCGCCATCACCAAGTACACCGACGCCGCCGGCGAGCAGACCGTCGCGGACTTCATCCTGCACGTCATTCCCACCACCTTCGTCAGCGCCTTCACCGAGGGGGACCTGCTGCAGGTGCTGCTCATCGCGCTGCTCAGCGGCTTCGCCCTGATCCGCATGGGCGACCTGGGCCAGCGCGTCCTGAAAGGCATCGACGCGGTCAGCGTCATGGTGTTCCAGATCCTGGGCTTCATCATGAAACTCGCCCCGATCGGCGCGTTCGGCGCGATGGCCTTCACCATCGGCAAGTACGGCGTCGGCAGCCTCCAGCAGCTCGCGTACCTGATGGGCACCTTCTACGTCACCTGCGCCCTGTTCGTGTTCGTCCTGCTGAACATCATCGCCAAACTGGCCGGATTCAGCCTCGTGAAGTTCCTGCGCTACATCCGGGAAGAACTGCTGCTCGTGCTCGGCACCAGCTCCAGCGAGAGCGCCCTGCCGCGCCTCATGGCCAAACTCGAACACGCCGGAGCGAACAAGAGCGTCGTCGGCCTCGTCGTCCCCACCGGGTACTCCTTCAACCTCGACGGCACCAGCATCTACCTGACCATGGCCGCCGTGTTCATCGCCCAGGCCACCAACACCAACCTGTCTTTCGCGCAGGAAGTCGCCCTGCTCGGCATCCTCCTGCTCACCAGCAAGGGCGCCGCGGGCGTCACCGGCAGCGGCTTCGTCGTCCTCGCAGGCACCCTCGCCGCCCTCGGCACCGTCCCCGTCGCGGGCCTCGCCCTGATCCTCGGCATCGACCGCTTCATGAGCGAAGGCCGCGCCATCACCAACATCATCGGCAACGGCGTCGCCACCCTCGTCGTCGCCCGCAGCGAGAAAGCACTCGACATGAACCGCCTCACCCGCGTCCTCAACGGCGAACAACTCCCCCCCGCCACCGCCGACGTCCAGGCCGAAGAACACGGCGAAGGACGCAAGCTGGGCAGCGCACAGCCCGCGTAG
- a CDS encoding carbohydrate kinase, whose amino-acid sequence MPLTDTESALLALIRETPLATPEELARRLGSTRASVNVHVSNLVKKGALLGRGYLLPEAGGPGRVVVVGGANVDVKARTIQTAVPGTSNPGVSAQAPGGVARNVAENLARLGVPASLLSVVGRDALGDWLLRETEAAGVDVRAVLRAPDVTTGTYTAVLDASGELLVAVAAMAAVEALTPAALQERRGVLRGAAWVVADGNLPEGSLSHLLSLAAEAGVPVVFEPVSVPKAARLRSSLAAGLVPQVVTPNVPELGALLGRDVPDEPGVLRGAAAELHAQGVRLVWVRRGAAGSLLSTPEGVTELAALPAEVRDVTGAGDAMLAAFLAALASGLPPAEAARHGHAAAAITVESDHAVSPTLTPAAIQARLTGAATTG is encoded by the coding sequence ATGCCCCTGACCGACACCGAATCCGCCCTCCTCGCCCTGATCCGCGAGACGCCCCTGGCCACGCCGGAGGAACTGGCGCGCCGCCTGGGGTCCACGCGGGCGTCCGTGAACGTGCACGTGAGCAATCTGGTGAAGAAGGGCGCACTGCTGGGCCGGGGCTACCTGCTGCCCGAGGCGGGCGGGCCGGGCCGCGTGGTGGTGGTGGGCGGCGCGAACGTGGATGTGAAGGCGCGAACCATCCAGACAGCCGTGCCGGGGACGAGTAATCCGGGCGTGTCGGCGCAGGCGCCGGGGGGTGTGGCGCGGAATGTCGCGGAGAATCTGGCGCGGCTGGGCGTGCCCGCGTCGCTGCTGAGTGTGGTGGGCCGGGACGCGCTGGGCGACTGGTTGCTGCGGGAGACGGAGGCGGCGGGCGTGGATGTGCGGGCGGTGCTGCGCGCGCCGGACGTGACGACGGGGACGTACACGGCGGTGCTGGACGCGAGTGGGGAGCTGCTGGTGGCGGTGGCGGCGATGGCGGCGGTGGAGGCCCTGACCCCGGCGGCGTTGCAGGAGCGGCGTGGGGTGCTGCGGGGCGCGGCGTGGGTGGTGGCGGACGGGAACCTGCCGGAGGGGTCGCTCTCTCACTTGCTGTCCCTGGCGGCGGAGGCGGGGGTACCGGTGGTGTTCGAGCCGGTGAGCGTGCCGAAGGCGGCGCGGTTGCGGTCGTCGCTGGCGGCGGGGCTGGTGCCGCAGGTGGTGACGCCGAACGTGCCGGAACTGGGGGCGCTGCTGGGCCGGGATGTGCCGGACGAGCCGGGGGTGCTGCGCGGGGCGGCGGCCGAGTTGCACGCGCAGGGGGTGCGGCTGGTGTGGGTGCGCCGGGGCGCGGCGGGCAGCCTGCTGTCCACGCCGGAGGGCGTCACCGAACTGGCGGCCCTGCCCGCCGAGGTGCGGGACGTGACCGGCGCGGGCGACGCGATGCTCGCGGCGTTCCTGGCGGCGCTCGCGTCGGGCCTGCCACCCGCTGAGGCGGCGCGGCACGGGCACGCGGCGGCGGCGATCACGGTCGAGAGCGACCATGCGGTCTCCCCCACCCTCACCCCGGCGGCCATCCAGGCGCGCCTGACGGGGGCCGCCACGACCGGTTAG
- a CDS encoding ATP-binding protein, with protein sequence MPSRLPAPSRVPPLAREVALPHTPRLLRVGPRLFLTTLGAFLLLGLPVAGLVSQGVSGGIHRSFAERSLRESRLVATLPPVVAALSGNAAERANLNALMNRYRDQLGADYVVVTDRDARRLTHPNAAQVGQRMQGGDFTAFLRGRSITETVQGTLGRSVRSKIPIVDGAGRVLGLASVGFLLPRLRDVFLEVLRAGLPWYLLALGLALALALGVARRVKTEMLGLEPEQIAGGLRQYRAVLNTLEEGVLVARAGQVFVMNPQARALLGTPDAALPLPWPPGLPLPVPGAGPLTAEVGGRPVLLAAQEAGEGAVVVTLRDLARVRALADELTQSQRYAELLRAQTHEFTNRLHTLAGLLHLGETREALALIHAQSARHEAHLQAVGALRHVRLSALLLGKFDRAAERGVTLTLDPLSALPGTLPPGVLDLLELAAGNLIENALEAASGPPDAEVRVLIATDPEGLILEVRDTGDGVPPALADTLTVRGVSSKGAGRGVGLALVSDRAQALGAALSHDRVQADGRDWTRFTLDVPLPEAEE encoded by the coding sequence GTGCCCTCCCGCCTGCCTGCCCCGTCCCGCGTGCCGCCGCTGGCGCGTGAGGTGGCGCTGCCGCACACGCCGCGCCTGCTGCGGGTCGGGCCGAGGTTGTTCCTGACGACGCTGGGCGCGTTCCTGCTGCTGGGCCTGCCGGTGGCGGGGCTGGTCAGTCAGGGCGTGTCGGGCGGCATTCACCGCTCGTTCGCGGAGCGGTCCCTGCGCGAGTCGCGGCTGGTGGCGACCCTCCCGCCGGTCGTGGCGGCCCTGTCGGGGAACGCGGCCGAGCGGGCGAACCTGAACGCCCTGATGAACCGCTACCGGGATCAGCTGGGCGCGGATTACGTGGTGGTCACCGACCGGGACGCGCGGCGGCTGACGCACCCGAACGCGGCGCAGGTGGGGCAGCGCATGCAGGGCGGGGACTTCACGGCGTTCCTGCGGGGCCGGAGCATCACGGAGACGGTGCAGGGCACGCTGGGCCGCTCGGTGCGATCGAAGATACCCATCGTGGACGGTGCGGGGCGGGTGCTGGGCCTGGCGAGCGTGGGCTTCCTGCTGCCCCGGTTGCGGGACGTGTTTCTGGAGGTGCTGCGCGCGGGACTCCCGTGGTACCTGCTGGCGCTGGGGCTGGCTCTGGCGCTGGCGCTGGGGGTGGCGCGGCGCGTGAAGACCGAGATGCTGGGTCTGGAACCCGAGCAGATCGCCGGGGGCCTGCGGCAGTACCGGGCGGTGCTGAACACCCTGGAGGAAGGGGTGCTGGTGGCCCGCGCGGGGCAGGTGTTCGTGATGAACCCCCAGGCCCGCGCGCTGCTGGGCACCCCGGACGCCGCGCTGCCGCTGCCGTGGCCGCCGGGCCTCCCGCTGCCCGTGCCGGGGGCGGGGCCGCTCACGGCGGAGGTCGGGGGCCGCCCGGTGCTGCTGGCCGCGCAGGAGGCCGGAGAGGGCGCGGTGGTGGTCACGCTGCGGGACCTGGCGCGGGTGCGGGCGCTGGCGGACGAGTTGACGCAGTCGCAGCGTTACGCGGAGCTGTTGCGGGCGCAGACGCACGAGTTCACGAACCGCCTGCACACCCTGGCGGGCCTGCTGCACCTGGGCGAGACGCGCGAGGCCCTGGCCCTGATCCACGCGCAGTCCGCGCGGCACGAGGCGCACCTGCAGGCGGTGGGGGCGCTGCGGCACGTGCGGCTCTCGGCGCTGCTGCTGGGCAAGTTCGACCGCGCGGCGGAACGGGGCGTGACCCTCACCCTCGATCCGCTGTCGGCGCTGCCGGGCACGCTGCCGCCGGGGGTGCTGGACCTGCTGGAACTCGCGGCGGGGAACCTGATCGAGAACGCGCTGGAGGCGGCGAGCGGCCCGCCGGACGCCGAGGTGCGGGTGCTGATCGCCACCGACCCGGAAGGCCTGATCCTGGAGGTGCGCGACACGGGCGATGGCGTGCCCCCGGCGCTGGCGGACACCCTGACGGTGCGGGGCGTGAGCAGCAAGGGCGCGGGGCGCGGCGTGGGGCTGGCGCTGGTGTCAGACCGGGCGCAGGCGCTCGGCGCGGCCCTCTCGCACGACCGCGTGCAGGCGGACGGGCGGGACTGGACGCGCTTCACGCTGGACGTGCCCCTCCCCGAGGCCGAAGAATGA
- a CDS encoding Gfo/Idh/MocA family oxidoreductase, with protein MSAPTPLRFGLTGASGYIAPRHMKAIKDTGNVLTAALDPFDSVGIMDSYFPRCEFYTQPEKFEQYLHAARRAGTGLDYLSICSPNHLHDPHIRMALRAGADALCEKPIVLHPSDIDSLQDVEQETGRRVWTILQLRTHAALVKLKEQLDAAGDQGQKDVDLSYVTSRGTWYLRSWKGRVDESGGLATNIGVHFFDMLTWLFGDLKHVEVHTRTDTLNSGYLELERARVRWMLAIDESYVPQDLQAKGQRTYRSITIDGQEIEFSEGFTDLHTDVYRRTIAGNGFSLEDTRGAIETVARIRTLPLITPTAQTRHRLLP; from the coding sequence GTGAGCGCCCCCACCCCCCTGCGGTTCGGCCTGACCGGCGCCAGCGGCTACATCGCCCCGCGCCACATGAAAGCCATCAAGGACACCGGCAACGTCCTGACCGCCGCGCTCGACCCCTTCGACTCGGTCGGCATCATGGACAGCTACTTCCCCAGATGCGAGTTCTACACGCAACCCGAGAAGTTCGAACAGTACCTGCACGCCGCCCGCCGCGCCGGGACCGGCCTGGACTACCTGAGCATCTGCAGCCCCAACCACCTGCACGACCCGCACATCCGCATGGCCCTGCGCGCCGGCGCCGACGCCCTGTGCGAGAAACCCATCGTGCTGCACCCCAGCGACATCGACAGCCTCCAGGACGTCGAACAGGAAACCGGACGGCGCGTCTGGACCATCCTGCAACTCCGCACGCACGCCGCGCTGGTCAAACTGAAAGAACAACTCGACGCCGCAGGCGACCAGGGCCAGAAGGACGTCGACCTGAGTTACGTCACCAGCCGCGGCACCTGGTACCTCCGCTCCTGGAAGGGCCGCGTCGACGAAAGCGGCGGGCTCGCCACCAACATCGGCGTACACTTCTTCGACATGCTCACCTGGCTGTTCGGTGACCTGAAACACGTCGAGGTCCACACCCGCACCGACACCCTCAACAGCGGCTACCTGGAACTCGAACGCGCCCGCGTCCGCTGGATGCTCGCCATCGACGAGAGCTACGTCCCCCAGGACCTCCAGGCCAAAGGACAGCGCACCTACCGCTCCATCACCATCGACGGGCAGGAAATCGAGTTCAGCGAAGGCTTCACGGACCTGCACACCGACGTGTACCGCCGCACCATCGCCGGGAACGGCTTCAGCCTGGAAGACACGCGCGGCGCCATCGAAACCGTCGCCCGCATCCGCACCCTGCCGCTGATCACCCCCACCGCGCAGACCCGCCACCGCCTGCTGCCATGA
- the lpdA gene encoding dihydrolipoyl dehydrogenase — protein MDSYDVLVIGGGPAGYVAAIRAAQLGFKTACVDAFERNGKASLGGTCLNVGCIPSKAMLDSSEKFEMLQHDFAEHGINVQGASVDVAQMLKRQSGVVDKLTGGVAFLFRKNKITSIHGLGRLVRQDGDGWIVDAAGTEVKAKHVIVATGSSPRALPLAPFGGHVVENSGALSFTEVPGKLGVIGAGVIGLELGSVWRRLGAQVTVLEALPGFLMAADDAIAKEGLKLFQKQGLDFHFGVNITAVEQDETGVSVTYTEKDQAVTARFDKLIVSIGRVPHTQGLGADAVGLALDERGFVKVDHHYRTNLPGVYAIGDVIGGAMLAHKAEEEGVALAEMLAGQAGHVNYDVIPWVIYTSPEIAWAGLTEKQAKEKGLSIKTGQFPFSANGRALGHGDTRGFVKIIADAQTDRLLGVHMIGGGVSELIGEVVAIMEFGGSSEDLARTVHAHPTLSEVVKEAALATDKRALHM, from the coding sequence ATGGATTCTTACGACGTTCTGGTGATTGGTGGCGGCCCCGCGGGGTACGTGGCGGCGATTCGCGCGGCGCAGCTGGGCTTCAAGACGGCCTGCGTGGACGCCTTCGAGCGGAATGGCAAGGCGTCCCTGGGGGGCACCTGCCTGAACGTGGGCTGCATTCCCAGCAAGGCGATGCTGGACAGCAGCGAGAAGTTCGAGATGCTCCAGCATGACTTCGCCGAGCACGGCATCAACGTGCAGGGCGCGTCCGTGGACGTCGCGCAGATGCTGAAGCGTCAGAGCGGCGTGGTGGACAAGCTGACGGGCGGCGTGGCGTTCCTGTTCCGCAAGAACAAGATCACCAGCATTCACGGCCTGGGCCGCCTCGTGCGCCAGGACGGCGACGGGTGGATCGTGGACGCGGCGGGCACCGAGGTGAAGGCGAAGCACGTGATCGTCGCGACCGGCAGCAGCCCCCGCGCGCTGCCCCTGGCCCCCTTCGGTGGGCACGTCGTGGAGAACAGCGGCGCGCTGAGCTTCACGGAAGTGCCCGGCAAGCTGGGTGTGATCGGCGCGGGCGTGATCGGCCTGGAACTGGGCAGCGTGTGGCGCCGCCTGGGCGCCCAGGTGACGGTGCTGGAGGCCCTGCCGGGCTTCCTGATGGCTGCCGACGACGCGATTGCCAAGGAGGGCCTGAAGCTGTTCCAGAAGCAGGGCCTGGACTTCCACTTCGGCGTGAACATCACCGCCGTCGAGCAGGACGAGACCGGCGTCAGCGTCACCTACACCGAGAAGGATCAGGCGGTCACGGCGCGCTTCGACAAGCTGATCGTGTCCATCGGCCGCGTGCCCCACACCCAGGGCCTCGGGGCCGACGCGGTGGGTCTCGCGCTGGACGAGCGCGGCTTCGTGAAGGTCGATCACCACTACCGCACGAACCTCCCCGGCGTGTACGCCATCGGCGACGTGATCGGCGGCGCCATGCTCGCCCACAAGGCCGAGGAAGAGGGCGTGGCCCTCGCCGAGATGCTGGCCGGGCAGGCCGGGCACGTGAACTACGACGTGATCCCCTGGGTGATCTACACCAGCCCCGAGATCGCCTGGGCCGGCCTGACCGAGAAGCAGGCGAAAGAGAAGGGCCTGAGCATCAAGACCGGGCAGTTCCCGTTCAGCGCGAACGGGCGCGCCCTGGGCCACGGCGACACGCGCGGCTTCGTGAAGATCATCGCCGACGCGCAGACGGACAGGCTGCTGGGCGTGCACATGATCGGTGGTGGCGTCAGCGAACTGATCGGCGAGGTCGTGGCGATCATGGAGTTCGGCGGCAGCAGCGAGGACCTCGCCCGTACCGTCCACGCCCACCCCACCCTGTCTGAAGTCGTCAAGGAGGCCGCCCTGGCCACCGACAAACGCGCGCTGCACATGTAA
- a CDS encoding pseudouridine-5'-phosphate glycosidase, protein MTHDINPTVATYLDIHPEVAAALAEGRAVVALESTIISHGMPFPQNVEMARGVEDVVRAHGAVPATIAVLGGRLKVGLTPEELHLLATDKGVEKISTRDLPVTVALGKHGATTVASTMRVAALAGIRVFATGGTGGVHRGAERSMDVSADLLELAQTDVCVVSAGVKSILDIGLTLEVLETHGIPALTLGSEEFPAFYSRQSGFKAPLTVATPDEAARVLKAKWDLGVSGGVMLANPIPENAEIPAEQITPQIEQALRDMDALGLTGKDTTPYLLGRMVEITGGRSLQANIALVRHNAMVAAQVAVAYAQLG, encoded by the coding sequence ATGACTCACGACATCAACCCAACCGTTGCCACCTACCTGGACATTCACCCCGAAGTGGCCGCCGCGCTGGCCGAGGGCCGCGCGGTGGTCGCGCTGGAGAGCACGATCATCAGTCACGGCATGCCGTTCCCGCAGAACGTGGAGATGGCGCGCGGCGTGGAGGACGTCGTGCGCGCGCACGGCGCGGTGCCCGCGACCATCGCGGTGCTGGGTGGCCGCCTGAAGGTGGGCCTCACGCCCGAGGAACTGCACCTCCTGGCGACCGACAAGGGCGTGGAGAAGATCAGCACGCGTGACCTGCCGGTGACGGTGGCGCTCGGGAAGCACGGCGCGACGACGGTGGCGAGCACCATGCGCGTGGCGGCGCTGGCGGGCATCCGCGTGTTCGCCACGGGCGGCACCGGGGGCGTCCACCGCGGCGCGGAGCGCAGCATGGACGTCAGCGCGGATCTGCTGGAGCTGGCGCAGACGGACGTGTGCGTGGTCAGCGCTGGCGTGAAGAGCATCCTGGACATCGGCCTGACGCTGGAGGTCCTCGAAACGCACGGCATTCCGGCGCTGACGCTGGGCAGCGAGGAGTTCCCGGCGTTCTACTCCCGCCAGAGCGGCTTCAAGGCTCCCCTGACGGTCGCCACGCCCGACGAGGCCGCGCGGGTCCTGAAGGCGAAGTGGGATCTGGGCGTGTCGGGCGGCGTGATGCTCGCCAACCCCATCCCCGAGAACGCCGAGATTCCCGCCGAACAGATCACCCCGCAGATCGAGCAGGCGCTGCGTGACATGGACGCCCTGGGCCTGACCGGGAAGGACACCACCCCGTACCTGCTGGGCCGCATGGTCGAGATCACCGGCGGCCGCAGCCTGCAGGCGAACATCGCCCTCGTACGCCACAACGCCATGGTGGCCGCGCAGGTGGCCGTCGCGTACGCACAGCTGGGTTAA